One Falco cherrug isolate bFalChe1 chromosome 11, bFalChe1.pri, whole genome shotgun sequence DNA window includes the following coding sequences:
- the LOC102048909 gene encoding phospholipid scramblase 2, producing MEKQESVVKLGSQTKCICIQPGLNLRTTLSRSTAMQAHKPSPAPGFSSANYVPGYQVPYGHPQHAPGTYQGVTGAGSYGFQVQDVRIPEGFAFPPTQNQPIVSERTIWMPVPPPLPNCPPGLEYLTQIDQILIHQQIELLEILSGFETNNKYEIKNTLGQRVYFAAEDTDCCTRNCCGPSRPFTLRIIDNLGHEVITLQRPLRCSSCCFPCCLQELEVQAPPGTPVGYVVQNWHACLPKFTIQDAKRMDILKITGPCVVCSCCEDVNFEVKSVDETATVGRISKQWTGFVKEAFTDADNFGITFPMDLDVKMKAVMIGACFLIDFMFFEHAGDKQQRTGVWQ from the exons atggaaaaacaggaaagtgTAGTAAAATTGGGATCACAgacaaaatgcatttgtatACAGCCAGGTTTGAACTTGAG AACAACTCTAAGCAGATCCACAGCAATGCAAG CACATAAACCTTCACCAGCACCTGGATTTTCAAGTGCTAACTATGTGCCAGGATATCAAGTCCCCTATGGCCACCCTCAGCACGCACCTGGGACTTACCAAG GCGTCACAGGTGCAGGGAGCTATGGCTTCCAGGTACAGGACGTAAGAATCCCAGAGGGATTTGCTTTTCCACCCACCCAGAACCAGCCTATCGTGAGTGAGAGGACAATCTGGATGcctgtccctcctcctcttcccaacTGCCCTCCTGGACTGGAATACCTCACACAG ATTGACCAGATATTAATTCATCAGCAAATTGAACTTCTTGAGA ttttgtctggctttgaaacaaacaacaaatatGAAATCAAGAATACGCTGGGGCAAAGGGTATACTTTGCAGCAGAGGACACTGACTGCTGTACCAGGAATTGCTGTGGGCCATCACGACCCTTCACCCTCCGGATTATAGACAACCTGGGCCACGAGGTGATAACGCTGCAAAGACCCCTCCGGTGTTCTTCgtgctgctttccctgctgcttaCAGGAG cTGGAAGTTCAGGCGCCTCCAGGAACACCAGTTGGTTACGTTGTCCAGAACTGGCATGCCTGCCTGCCGAAGTTTACCATTCAAGATGCGAAAAGAATGGATATACTGAAAATTACTGGCCCATGTGTTGTCTGCAGCTGTTGTGAGGACGTCAATTTTGAG GTGAAGTCTGTGGATGAGACTGCTACTGTTGGGAGGATTTCTAAGCAGTGGACTGGGTTTGTGAAAGAAGCCTTTACAGATGCTGATAACTTTGGAATCACATTCCCAATGGACCTTGatgtaaaaatgaaagctgtcaTGATTGGTGCTTGCTTCCTTATT GACTTCATGTTTTTTGAGCATGCTGGTGATAAGCAACAGCGAACAGGAGTTTGGCAATGA